In a genomic window of Cytobacillus sp. FSL H8-0458:
- a CDS encoding cold-inducible protein YdjO-related protein: MFFNKKGQDDKPEVVMLDTEVYSCISCNGWMRKDFASSDLKCPLCGDETTAEMRELPQIL, encoded by the coding sequence ATTTTTTTCAATAAAAAAGGCCAAGATGATAAGCCAGAGGTTGTAATGCTCGACACAGAGGTGTATTCCTGTATTAGCTGCAATGGCTGGATGAGAAAAGATTTTGCCTCTTCAGATTTAAAATGTCCATTATGCGGTGATGAAACAACAGCCGAAATGAGGGAATTACCGCAAATTTTATAA